A genomic stretch from Microplitis mediator isolate UGA2020A chromosome 10, iyMicMedi2.1, whole genome shotgun sequence includes:
- the LOC130675376 gene encoding uncharacterized protein LOC130675376 isoform X1, translated as MELGVTTDTGGAVACPVCTLYLREGISLQRHLDTHPKEQVIEALIKASGSSSNLSSLQLPQTQVPQVPQTLQPSPPQQQVNAQSSTSAPTAAAVAAAHIPTQAPFPIGPVFECPPINAMMPPQFASFNYQQFVNNGTMMIPQYAMAPPQANQMMQMLYNPYMYQQQQVPTVQMISPVSALPTTRIRPVVTVANTETTRNVMISTSTNEPKQIIPEMISEANMERILPDMDTCTNSNQQSTENTTDIRHDDHDGDNLVRQLDHRDQQTQSNSPRRVADNSEVVRNDAESAVPEEEKSESILPDMEEPEVDNTGDQCRNEQHLQQDQEHQTFSSTYNQIDSENSGTDTRLNQHRQEQDKFETQEPSNIEKLNSSKSIESQINSAQTPMVLETCQQNEEEHLEHLLITMIESGFVETHEQTNVVHEPNSESNLKTITTQNEEQMEEEEEQEEEEEIEEEEEEDDDGEEQEEESQNNFTTIDETKYINDSEACVEREKCIDTIIIDECDLDYAYRYRHSLSAPASPVSASKKISRPYTRSECGSTENLNFYPAGFDATALQVDVDHEDDDEENDDDEDDDDDDDDEEEEEEEEEEEAKRVGDNFDEEDMEIEEIASPHTPFIKQNDDFDNARSHTPLSAISGISGLRVRSDLSKPSSPVSMRSFDHMEGDSHDEESTDSITSQKHQVDCSQVDHSVVRSSHDISEGACIDAVRKSENNTSGIFHQSVITEHVSSFPAIHSQQSITNDNYSISNSKIITRQSDLSCGLSQTIEPTTTSIESKSFQSTLTKTVNNIPTTELLNINEDAHSGPMNVFEFDGLQILVPSTFISESSQKAISATSQQSMASSEGGAGIDEEVKSVNMRADETMPPRGELSEQESNGCTEHSAWQQLYVGQESSRMSTSYDLMARESWEESEGSDNEAGVPLLDSRSLATHFTSSLFLDRDRKTPTKQRTFKCSQCSEVFDCPKERRVHSTTVHKEAGPSNSCSNSDIAEQSETKDIKLLDGPMNPFEDIFVPGIHVQQAYQQQQPLLHQMQPPQQLSDISKVETDEKTESLALTQGIEISCAMCTQRFSSERSLQMHNRRVHGTEVARRLHDISKCQICNEEFPSVALFNAHLKIHPLECSQCGKYFYRKQNFKLHMKRHLGIKPFPCTVCDKAFLTKQKLDEHMNGHTGNAPVKCNLCNETFRRYSNLTQHKNRHHLNIKRKLKDYICHCGEVFHTKKKLAWHKETHDEKPKACTYCNERFIHMASLTRHMRRAHNRRFVPDAQRENENVECPICKCIYLRSSLSVHMRVHNGERPYECQVCSKAFSTKWNLQLHKWTHAARSTKPFKCNQCSAAFYRHSDYTAHMNSHRNVRPYTCNYCGAQFIRKYNCLRHVKEHEENKAYTCDVCNKTFHRSYYLKEHLRVHSGARPYACHICGKSSSTKSNHNKHVRIHHAREPVNTEN; from the exons ATGGAACTCGGCGTTACGACAGATACCGGAGGGGCGGTCGCATGCCCTGTATGTACACTCTACCTCAGAGAGGGTATAAGTCTTCAGAGGCACTTGGACACCCATCCAAAGGAACAAGTTATAGAGGCACTGATAAAAGCCAGTGGCTCGTCGTCAAATTTGTCGTCTCTTCAGTTACCTCAAACCCAAGTGCCTCAGGTACCGCAAACCCTTCAGCCGTCACCGCCGCAACAGCAGGTCAATGCCCAAAGCTCAACTTCAGCTCCAACAGCAGCAGCTGTTGCTGCTGCTCACATTCCTACGCAGGCCCCGTTTCCCATTGGACCTGTCTTTGAGTGTCCACCGATCAATGCAATGATGCCACCACAGTTTGCCtcttttaattatcaacaatttGTCAACAATGGTACTATGATGATTCCACAGTACGCGATGGCACCACCTCAGGCAAATCAGATGATGCAAATGCTCTATAATCCATACATGTACCAACAGCAACAGGTACCGACTGTGCAGATGATTTCACCAGTATCAGCACTTCCAACAACCCGTATTAGGCCGGTAGTCACTGTAGCTAACACTGAAACTACCAGAAATGTTATGATATCTACTAGTACTAATGAACCTAAACAAATAATACCTGAGATGATTTCAGAGGCAAATATGGAAAGAATTTTACCAGACATGGACACTTGTACAAATTCAAATCAACAATCGACAGAAAATACAACAGATATACGACACGATGATCATGACGGTGATAATTTGGTTAGACAACTGGATCATCGAGATCAGCAAACCCAGAGTAATTCACCGAGACGAGTGGCAGATAATAGTGAAGTTGTGAGAAATGATGCTGAATCAGCAGTGCCTGAAGAAGAAAAGTCTGAGAGTATTCTTCCGGATATGGAAGAACCAGAAGTTGATAATACTGGTGATCAATGTAGAAATGAACAGCATTTACAACAGGATCAAGAACATCAGACATTTTCATCTACATATAATCAAATTGACAGTGAAAATAGTGGTACAGATACACGACTAAATCAGCATAGACAAGAACAAGATAAATTTGAGACTCAAGAACCGagtaatattgaaaaattaaactcTTCAAAGTCTATTGAGTCACAAATAAATTCAGCTCAAACTCCGATGGTATTAGAAACATGTCAGCAAAATGAAGAAGAACATCTCGAGCATCTTCTTATTACAATGATCGAGTCTGGTTTTGTTGAGACGCATGAGCAAACAAATGTTGTTCATGAACCCAATTCAGAATCTAACCTTAAAACAATTACAACCCAAAATGAAGAACAAatggaagaagaagaagaacaagaagaagaagaagagatagaagaagaagaggaagaagatgatgatggtgaagaacaagaagaagaatcacaaaataattttacaacgATTGACGaaactaaatatattaatgacAGTGAAGCTTGCGTAGAAAGGGAAAAGTGCATTGACACGATTATTATTGACGAATGTGACTTGGACTATGCATATCGGTATAGACATAGTTTATCAGCGCCTGCGTCTCCAGTATCagcgtcaaaaaaaatatcacggCCTTACACAAGATCAGAGTGTGGTTCAactgaaaatcttaatttttatccAGCTGGTTTTGATGCTACTGCACTGCAAGTTGATGTTGATCATGAAGATGACGATGAAgaaaatgatgatgatgaagatgatgatgacgatgatgatgatgaggaggaagaagaagaagaagaggaagaagaagCTAAACGTGTGGGTGATAATTTTGATGAAGAGGATATGGAGATTGAAGAAATAGCTAGTCCACATACACCAttcattaaacaaaatgatgattttgatAATGCACGTTCTCATACGCCATTATCAGCAATCAGTGGTATCTCTGGTCTTCGAGTACGTAGCGATCTTAGTAAACCATCATCACCAGTTTCGATGCGGTCATTTGATCACATGGAAGGTGATAGTCATGATGAAGAAAGCACTGATTCCATAACAAGTCAGAAACATCAAGTTGATTGTTCACAAGTTGATCACAGTGTAGTAAGGTCAAGTCATGATATATCTGAAGGTGCTTGTATTGATGCTGTAAgaaaatcagaaaataataCCAGTGGAATCTTTCATCAGTCTGTTATTACTGAGCATGTTAGCTCATTTCCAGCAATTCATTCGCAACAATCAATaactaatgataattattcaatatctaatagtaaaattataaCGCGTCAATCAGATTTAAGTTGTGGTTTATCCCAAACAATAGAACCTACTACGACAAGTATCGAATCTAAGAGTTTTCAATCAACATTAACTAAAACAGTAAACAACATACCAACGACTGAGCTTCTTAATATCAACGAAGACGCCCATTCAGGTCCTATGAATGTATTCGAATTTGATGGACTTCAAATTCTTGTTCCTAGTACATTTATAAGTGAATCCTCGCAGAAGGCAATCAGTGCAACAAGTCAACAGTCAATGGCAAGCAGTGAAGGAGGTGCAGGTATTGATGAAGAAGTTAAGAGTGTCAACATGCGGGCTGATGAGACGATGCCACCAAGGGGAGAGCTGTCTGAGCAGGAAAGCAACGGCTGCACGGAACACTCGGCTTGGCAG caGCTATACGTTGGTCAAGAGTCTTCCCGTATGTCGACATCGTATGATCTGATGGCACGTGAAAGCTGGGAAGAGTCAGAGGGATCTGATAATGAGGCCGGTGTACCCCTATTGGATAGTCGTTCACTCGCTACTCACTTTACTTCCAGCTTATTTCTTGATCGAGATAGAAAAACACCAACAAAACAACGTACATTTAAATGTTCACAATGTTCAGAGGTTTTTGATTGCCCGAAAGAACGACGTGTTCACAGTACAACTGTACACAAAGAAGCTGGTCCAAGTAACAGTTGCAGTAACAGTGATATTGCCGAACAATCTGAAACAAAAGATATAAAACTTCTCGATGGTCCCATGAATCcttttgaggatatttttgttCCTGGTATACATGTTCAACAGGCCTATCAACAGCAACAACCGTTGCTACATCAAATGCAACCACCACAACAATTAAGTGACATCAGTAAAGTTGAAACTGATGAAAAAACAGAAAGTCTTGCTTTAACACAGGGCATAGAAATTTCATGTGCCATGTGTACACAACGTTTTAGTTCTGAACGAAGTTTACAGATGCACAATAGACGTGTTCATGGTACCGAAGTTGCACGACGTCTTCATGATATTTCAAAATGTCAAATATGCAATGAAGAATTTCCTTCAGTCGCTTTATTTAATgctcatttaaaaattcatccgCTTGAATGTTCTCAAtgtggtaaatatttttatcgtaaacaaaatttcaaattacataTGAAACGTCATCTTGGTATTAAACCATTTCCATGTACCGTTTGCGATAAAgcatttttaacaaaacaaaaattagatgAACATATGAATGGTCATACGGGTAATGCACCAGTTAAATGCAATCTCTGTAATGAAACATTCCGCAGATACTCAAATTTAACTCAACATAAAAATCGTcatcatttaaatataaaacgtaaattaaaagattataTATGTCACTGTGGTGAAGTatttcatacaaaaaaaaagcttgCTTGGCACAAGGAAACACACGATGAAAAACCTAAAGCATGTACCTATTGCAATGAAAGATTTATACACATGGCTAGTTTAACACGTCATATGCGACGTGCTCATAATCGTCGTTTTGTACCAGATGCTCAAcgtgaaaatgaaaatgttGAATGTCCAATATGTAAGTGCATCTATTTACGTTCATCATTGTCGGTTCATATGCGTGTACACAATGGAGAACGTCCTTATGAGTGTCAGGTGTGTTCGAAAGCATTCAGTACCAAGTGGAACTTACAATTACATAAATGGACTCATGCAGCACGTAGCACCAAACCCTTTAAGTGCAATCAGTGTAGCGCTGCGTTTTATCGTCACAGCGATTATACAGCACACATGAACTCACATAGAAATGTAAGACCGTATACATGTAATTATTGTGGCGCtcaatttataagaaaatacaattgtttaaGACATGTTAAAGAACATGAAGAAAATAAAGCGTACACGTGTGACGTATGCAATAAAACTTTTCACCGGTCATATTATCTAAAAGAGCATTTACGTGTTCACAGTGGTGCACGACCATACGCGTGTCACATATGCGGTAAATCAAGTAGTACCAAGTCAAATCATAATAAGCACGTGAGAATTCATCATGCTCGTGAGCCTGTaaatactgaaaattaa
- the LOC130675376 gene encoding uncharacterized protein LOC130675376 isoform X2 gives MELGVTTDTGGAVACPVCTLYLREGISLQRHLDTHPKEQVIEALIKASGSSSNLSSLQLPQTQVPQVPQTLQPSPPQQQVNAQSSTSAPTAAAVAAAHIPTQAPFPIGPVFECPPINAMMPPQFASFNYQQFVNNGTMMIPQYAMAPPQANQMMQMLYNPYMYQQQQVPTVQMISPVSALPTTRIRPVVTVANTETTRNVMISTSTNEPKQIIPEMISEANMERILPDMDTCTNSNQQSTENTTDIRHDDHDGDNLVRQLDHRDQQTQSNSPRRVADNSEVVRNDAESAVPEEEKSESILPDMEEPEVDNTGDQCRNEQHLQQDQEHQTFSSTYNQIDSENSGTDTRLNQHRQEQDKFETQEPSNIEKLNSSKSIESQINSAQTPMVLETCQQNEEEHLEHLLITMIESGFVETHEQTNVVHEPNSESNLKTITTQNEEQMEEEEEQEEEEEIEEEEEEDDDGEEQEEESQNNFTTIDETKYINDSEACVEREKCIDTIIIDECDLDYAYRYRHSLSAPASPVSASKKISRPYTRSECGSTENLNFYPAGFDATALQVDVDHEDDDEENDDDEDDDDDDDDEEEEEEEEEEEAKRVGDNFDEEDMEIEEIASPHTPFIKQNDDFDNARSHTPLSAISGISGLRVRSDLSKPSSPVSMRSFDHMEGDSHDEESTDSITSQKHQVDCSQVDHSVVRSSHDISEGACIDAVRKSENNTSGIFHQSVITEHVSSFPAIHSQQSITNDNYSISNSKIITRQSDLSCGLSQTIEPTTTSIESKSFQSTLTKTVNNIPTTELLNINEDAHSGPMNVFEFDGLQILVPSTFISESSQKAISATSQQSMASSEGGAGIDEEVKSVNMRADETMPPRGELSEQESNGCTEHSAWQLYVGQESSRMSTSYDLMARESWEESEGSDNEAGVPLLDSRSLATHFTSSLFLDRDRKTPTKQRTFKCSQCSEVFDCPKERRVHSTTVHKEAGPSNSCSNSDIAEQSETKDIKLLDGPMNPFEDIFVPGIHVQQAYQQQQPLLHQMQPPQQLSDISKVETDEKTESLALTQGIEISCAMCTQRFSSERSLQMHNRRVHGTEVARRLHDISKCQICNEEFPSVALFNAHLKIHPLECSQCGKYFYRKQNFKLHMKRHLGIKPFPCTVCDKAFLTKQKLDEHMNGHTGNAPVKCNLCNETFRRYSNLTQHKNRHHLNIKRKLKDYICHCGEVFHTKKKLAWHKETHDEKPKACTYCNERFIHMASLTRHMRRAHNRRFVPDAQRENENVECPICKCIYLRSSLSVHMRVHNGERPYECQVCSKAFSTKWNLQLHKWTHAARSTKPFKCNQCSAAFYRHSDYTAHMNSHRNVRPYTCNYCGAQFIRKYNCLRHVKEHEENKAYTCDVCNKTFHRSYYLKEHLRVHSGARPYACHICGKSSSTKSNHNKHVRIHHAREPVNTEN, from the exons ATGGAACTCGGCGTTACGACAGATACCGGAGGGGCGGTCGCATGCCCTGTATGTACACTCTACCTCAGAGAGGGTATAAGTCTTCAGAGGCACTTGGACACCCATCCAAAGGAACAAGTTATAGAGGCACTGATAAAAGCCAGTGGCTCGTCGTCAAATTTGTCGTCTCTTCAGTTACCTCAAACCCAAGTGCCTCAGGTACCGCAAACCCTTCAGCCGTCACCGCCGCAACAGCAGGTCAATGCCCAAAGCTCAACTTCAGCTCCAACAGCAGCAGCTGTTGCTGCTGCTCACATTCCTACGCAGGCCCCGTTTCCCATTGGACCTGTCTTTGAGTGTCCACCGATCAATGCAATGATGCCACCACAGTTTGCCtcttttaattatcaacaatttGTCAACAATGGTACTATGATGATTCCACAGTACGCGATGGCACCACCTCAGGCAAATCAGATGATGCAAATGCTCTATAATCCATACATGTACCAACAGCAACAGGTACCGACTGTGCAGATGATTTCACCAGTATCAGCACTTCCAACAACCCGTATTAGGCCGGTAGTCACTGTAGCTAACACTGAAACTACCAGAAATGTTATGATATCTACTAGTACTAATGAACCTAAACAAATAATACCTGAGATGATTTCAGAGGCAAATATGGAAAGAATTTTACCAGACATGGACACTTGTACAAATTCAAATCAACAATCGACAGAAAATACAACAGATATACGACACGATGATCATGACGGTGATAATTTGGTTAGACAACTGGATCATCGAGATCAGCAAACCCAGAGTAATTCACCGAGACGAGTGGCAGATAATAGTGAAGTTGTGAGAAATGATGCTGAATCAGCAGTGCCTGAAGAAGAAAAGTCTGAGAGTATTCTTCCGGATATGGAAGAACCAGAAGTTGATAATACTGGTGATCAATGTAGAAATGAACAGCATTTACAACAGGATCAAGAACATCAGACATTTTCATCTACATATAATCAAATTGACAGTGAAAATAGTGGTACAGATACACGACTAAATCAGCATAGACAAGAACAAGATAAATTTGAGACTCAAGAACCGagtaatattgaaaaattaaactcTTCAAAGTCTATTGAGTCACAAATAAATTCAGCTCAAACTCCGATGGTATTAGAAACATGTCAGCAAAATGAAGAAGAACATCTCGAGCATCTTCTTATTACAATGATCGAGTCTGGTTTTGTTGAGACGCATGAGCAAACAAATGTTGTTCATGAACCCAATTCAGAATCTAACCTTAAAACAATTACAACCCAAAATGAAGAACAAatggaagaagaagaagaacaagaagaagaagaagagatagaagaagaagaggaagaagatgatgatggtgaagaacaagaagaagaatcacaaaataattttacaacgATTGACGaaactaaatatattaatgacAGTGAAGCTTGCGTAGAAAGGGAAAAGTGCATTGACACGATTATTATTGACGAATGTGACTTGGACTATGCATATCGGTATAGACATAGTTTATCAGCGCCTGCGTCTCCAGTATCagcgtcaaaaaaaatatcacggCCTTACACAAGATCAGAGTGTGGTTCAactgaaaatcttaatttttatccAGCTGGTTTTGATGCTACTGCACTGCAAGTTGATGTTGATCATGAAGATGACGATGAAgaaaatgatgatgatgaagatgatgatgacgatgatgatgatgaggaggaagaagaagaagaagaggaagaagaagCTAAACGTGTGGGTGATAATTTTGATGAAGAGGATATGGAGATTGAAGAAATAGCTAGTCCACATACACCAttcattaaacaaaatgatgattttgatAATGCACGTTCTCATACGCCATTATCAGCAATCAGTGGTATCTCTGGTCTTCGAGTACGTAGCGATCTTAGTAAACCATCATCACCAGTTTCGATGCGGTCATTTGATCACATGGAAGGTGATAGTCATGATGAAGAAAGCACTGATTCCATAACAAGTCAGAAACATCAAGTTGATTGTTCACAAGTTGATCACAGTGTAGTAAGGTCAAGTCATGATATATCTGAAGGTGCTTGTATTGATGCTGTAAgaaaatcagaaaataataCCAGTGGAATCTTTCATCAGTCTGTTATTACTGAGCATGTTAGCTCATTTCCAGCAATTCATTCGCAACAATCAATaactaatgataattattcaatatctaatagtaaaattataaCGCGTCAATCAGATTTAAGTTGTGGTTTATCCCAAACAATAGAACCTACTACGACAAGTATCGAATCTAAGAGTTTTCAATCAACATTAACTAAAACAGTAAACAACATACCAACGACTGAGCTTCTTAATATCAACGAAGACGCCCATTCAGGTCCTATGAATGTATTCGAATTTGATGGACTTCAAATTCTTGTTCCTAGTACATTTATAAGTGAATCCTCGCAGAAGGCAATCAGTGCAACAAGTCAACAGTCAATGGCAAGCAGTGAAGGAGGTGCAGGTATTGATGAAGAAGTTAAGAGTGTCAACATGCGGGCTGATGAGACGATGCCACCAAGGGGAGAGCTGTCTGAGCAGGAAAGCAACGGCTGCACGGAACACTCGGCTTGGCAG CTATACGTTGGTCAAGAGTCTTCCCGTATGTCGACATCGTATGATCTGATGGCACGTGAAAGCTGGGAAGAGTCAGAGGGATCTGATAATGAGGCCGGTGTACCCCTATTGGATAGTCGTTCACTCGCTACTCACTTTACTTCCAGCTTATTTCTTGATCGAGATAGAAAAACACCAACAAAACAACGTACATTTAAATGTTCACAATGTTCAGAGGTTTTTGATTGCCCGAAAGAACGACGTGTTCACAGTACAACTGTACACAAAGAAGCTGGTCCAAGTAACAGTTGCAGTAACAGTGATATTGCCGAACAATCTGAAACAAAAGATATAAAACTTCTCGATGGTCCCATGAATCcttttgaggatatttttgttCCTGGTATACATGTTCAACAGGCCTATCAACAGCAACAACCGTTGCTACATCAAATGCAACCACCACAACAATTAAGTGACATCAGTAAAGTTGAAACTGATGAAAAAACAGAAAGTCTTGCTTTAACACAGGGCATAGAAATTTCATGTGCCATGTGTACACAACGTTTTAGTTCTGAACGAAGTTTACAGATGCACAATAGACGTGTTCATGGTACCGAAGTTGCACGACGTCTTCATGATATTTCAAAATGTCAAATATGCAATGAAGAATTTCCTTCAGTCGCTTTATTTAATgctcatttaaaaattcatccgCTTGAATGTTCTCAAtgtggtaaatatttttatcgtaaacaaaatttcaaattacataTGAAACGTCATCTTGGTATTAAACCATTTCCATGTACCGTTTGCGATAAAgcatttttaacaaaacaaaaattagatgAACATATGAATGGTCATACGGGTAATGCACCAGTTAAATGCAATCTCTGTAATGAAACATTCCGCAGATACTCAAATTTAACTCAACATAAAAATCGTcatcatttaaatataaaacgtaaattaaaagattataTATGTCACTGTGGTGAAGTatttcatacaaaaaaaaagcttgCTTGGCACAAGGAAACACACGATGAAAAACCTAAAGCATGTACCTATTGCAATGAAAGATTTATACACATGGCTAGTTTAACACGTCATATGCGACGTGCTCATAATCGTCGTTTTGTACCAGATGCTCAAcgtgaaaatgaaaatgttGAATGTCCAATATGTAAGTGCATCTATTTACGTTCATCATTGTCGGTTCATATGCGTGTACACAATGGAGAACGTCCTTATGAGTGTCAGGTGTGTTCGAAAGCATTCAGTACCAAGTGGAACTTACAATTACATAAATGGACTCATGCAGCACGTAGCACCAAACCCTTTAAGTGCAATCAGTGTAGCGCTGCGTTTTATCGTCACAGCGATTATACAGCACACATGAACTCACATAGAAATGTAAGACCGTATACATGTAATTATTGTGGCGCtcaatttataagaaaatacaattgtttaaGACATGTTAAAGAACATGAAGAAAATAAAGCGTACACGTGTGACGTATGCAATAAAACTTTTCACCGGTCATATTATCTAAAAGAGCATTTACGTGTTCACAGTGGTGCACGACCATACGCGTGTCACATATGCGGTAAATCAAGTAGTACCAAGTCAAATCATAATAAGCACGTGAGAATTCATCATGCTCGTGAGCCTGTaaatactgaaaattaa
- the LOC130676025 gene encoding conserved oligomeric Golgi complex subunit 5 codes for MGEIVDLQSIENDDFLKQFLDPKAQINDTNKLLTVAQQLNKFGKALEILDAELHQIVLTNHEDLLSQVTWVEKIEGVLSVMQTHVQSLLSSVERLRAKIIEPFNKLESQTIILTRLHEASNLLRKVGRVQHLLHSQKLDSQINNATQSSEIIKAAKSIHELEQLMFDDDLIGLNLIANDQQAVKSHKLTVKKIATTTLSQGLEFSDNVKVSTALQVFENLGILSKAIEKTEKLALSEIEKVAREALDVSLPTNQDLIKRGGPGRAALPSPGSSGNLRVRLWENLDRLLQDTLYTQCIQIEFLERILLEHYTKEFEGLSQSFWNKIITLLAKIFIERSQASSFIKQALEGEYPKFLRVFLDLRKRLKEKSQLIGTYTISKDILSPFENAYLSRSVSRLLDPVHTMFSGDASPSQDEIDSLIRTITSEISVSLVDENLSTVVARNVGKAIRLFCLKCEQGLITSGEASQVIDSPTSGQLTNIILANLLYYLATQMNRVVANLAGSLPQEGAVIIANALEDTNSLTKNILAPLIASITDAIESIILTMHDDPEFRDLNSPQIREIGCSLYIKELQGFIMRTVSTFLAPYKNQTIVIECCNAVASRCIEFFVRHACLIRPLSEYGRAKLIVDFAQMEVAVAPLCRGGQLGMLEQQQYRTLRALKSLLTLGPEKMVEKVVEMKGEGGVPPSLVLLHLFSGAPPELQSPHQSAGWSISRLSQWLDNHPSEKDRLTLCTGTLQRYELIIRQRNLPSFHPLFPLMMKLVNLSDNTT; via the exons atgggTGAAATTGTTGATCTTCAAAGTATAGAAAACgacg attttttgaaacaatttttAGACCCGAAAGCTCAAATAAATGATACCAATAAGTTGCTCACTGTTGCTCaacagttaaataaatttggaaaag CTTTAGAGATATTAGATGCTGAGTTACATCAAATAGTTCTTACAAATCATGAAGATTTATTGTCTCAAGTAACATGGGTTGAAAAAATAGAAGGCGTTCTATCTGTTATGCAAACTCACGttcaa agTTTGCTGTCATCAGTAGAACGGTTAAGGGCTAAAATAATTGAGCCATTCAATAAATTAGAATCACAAACAATAATCCTAACAAGACTCCATGAAGCGTCAAATCTGTTGAGAAAGGTCGGCCGAGTTCAACATTTATTGCATTCACAAAAACtagattcacaaataaatAACGCAACACAAAGCtctgaaataataaaagcagCTAAGAGTATTCATGAACTTGAGCAACTGATGTTTGATGATGATTTAAtaggattaaatttaatagctAATGATCAACAAGCTGTAAAATCTCACAAGCTAACGGTTAAAAAGATAGCAACTACTACATTGTCACAGGGATTAGAATTCTCCGATAATGTTAAAGTTAGTACAGCACTTCaggtatttgaaaatttaggaATTTTATCTAAAGCCATTGagaaaactgaaaaattagCACTATCAGAAATAGAAAAAGTTGCTCGAGAAGCTTTAGATGTCTCATTACCAACTAAtcaagatttaataaaaagaggTGGACCTGGTAGAGCGGCATTACCATCACCAGGTTCGTCTGGAAATCTTCGTGTACGTCTTTGGGAAAATCTTGATCGTTTACTTCAAGATACATTGTACACCCAATGCATACAAATTGAATTTCttgaaagaattttattaGAGCACTATACTAAAGAATTTGAAGGTTTATCTCaatcattttggaataaaataataacactattagctaaaatatttattgaacgTTCACAAGCATCGTCTTTTATAAAACAAGCATTAGAAGGCGAgtatccaaaatttttacgtgtatttttggatttaaggaaacgtttaaaagaaaaatcgcagttAATTGGTACATATACAATAAGTAAAGATATTTTATCACCATTTGAAAATGCCTATTTGTCACGTTCTGTTTCACGATTATTGGATCCAGTTCATACAATGTTTTCGGGTGATGCTTCACCAAGTCAAGATGAAATAGATAGTTTAATAAGAACAATTACAAGTGAAATAAGTGTTTCACTGGTTGATGAAAATCTATCAACAGTTGTTGCACGTAATGTGGGAAAAGCTATaagattattttgtttaaaatgtGAACAAGGTTTAATAACCAGCGGTGAAGCTAGCCAAGTTATTGACTCACCAACATCTGGACAATTGACTAATATTATATTagctaatttattatattatcttGCAACACAAATGAATCGTGTTGTCGCTAATTTAGCGGGTAGTTTACCACAAGAAGGTGCTGTTATTATTGCTAATGCTCTTGAGGATACTAATTCATTGACTAAAAATATACTAGCTCCACTTATAGCTTCAATTACTGATGCTATTGAAAGTATTATATTGACAATGCATGATGACCCTGAATTTCGAGA tcttaATAGTCCTCAGATTCGTGAAATTGGATGTTCACTTTATATAAAAGAATTACAAGGTTTCATCATGCGGACAGTTAGTACATTCCTTGCgccttataaaaatcaaacgATTGTAATTGAATg CTGTAATGCTGTTGCTTCAAGAtgtattgaattttttgtccGTCATGCCTGTTTAATACGGCCACTAAGTGAATATGGCCGAGCTAAACTAATTGTTGACTTTGCTCag ATGGAAGTCGCTGTTGCTCCATTGTGTCGAGGAGGTCAATTAGGAATGTTAGAACAACAGCAATATCGTACGCTGAGAGCTCTTAAATCTTTGCTAACCCTGGGCCCGGAAAAAATGGTTGAAAAAGTTGTGGAGATGAAAGGTGAAGGTGGTGTACCACCTTCACTTGTTCTTCTTCATCTTTTTTCAGGTGCTCCGCCTGAATTACAATCTCCACatcag agCGCTGGATGGTCAATAAGTCGATTATCACAATGGTTGGACAATCATCCAAGTGAAAAAGACCGGCTGACATTATGTACTGGAACTTTGCAACgttatgaattaattattagacaGCGAAATCTTCCCTCGTTTCATCCACTATTTCCTTTAATGATGAAGCtagtaaatttaagtgataacaccacataa